The following are encoded in a window of Catharus ustulatus isolate bCatUst1 chromosome 12, bCatUst1.pri.v2, whole genome shotgun sequence genomic DNA:
- the SKOR1 gene encoding SKI family transcriptional corepressor 1 has protein sequence MEAIASQMGNGRDASSSPNSKQELQPYQGSNTLKPNQVGETSLYGVPIVSLVIDGQERLCLAQISNTLLKNYSYNEIHNRRVALGITCVQCTPVQLEILRRAGAMPISSRRCGMITKREAERLCKSFLGEHKPPKLPENFAFDVVHECAWGSRGSFIPARYNSSRAKCIKCSYCSMYFSPNKFIFHSHRTPDSKYTQPDAANFNSWRRHLKLSDKTATEELSHAWEDVKAMFNGGTRKRTFSLQGAAAGGPGAGSPAAKAALHPPPPAGPELAPAHKSLRCSGQEAAGERGALGLAAAHGGAAGAHGGAGAVRSYPVIPVPSKGFGMLQKLPPPLFPHPYGFPAAAFGLCPKKQEEALGGAGGGEAGKGGALPPGMFWGPPHPHPHQPAQPPHQPGAAKDSGVYPSFPVFWPAAGSLPVPPYPAQSPAKAAATAVVVAAAAAAAAAAAEPAGLAGRHGELEGSEPSGSGRSSATPQEGAGAEGERCPSALSRAAGEEERSGDEALLAPLPLPRKGSYLSAFRPVVKDAESIAKLYGTREAFGGAGPRGPGYLSPDFLSEGSSSYRSLSPGGDTAEEPEVDVESNRFPEDEEEEAAAVPAVGPSEGREPPPPRLLAGPEEPPPDGPEEKAAEAGAQEGGQAPDGSPERSGSSGAYEVFAPERGELQPLKPAAALGAPAAFLCTPEAKEQDKEDNHSAAEDLEGRKSYQDQRNVAHASPVNTDRGEDALPMDVTATQLLEKDIENLARDELQKLVLEQMELRKKLERDFQSLKDNFQDQMKRELAYREEMVQQLQIVRDTLCNELDQERKARYAIQQKLKEAHDALHHFSCKMLTPRHCTGNCSFKPPLLPQ, from the exons ATGGAGGCGATCGCCAGTcagatgggaaatgggagagaTGCAAGCTCCTCCCCAAATTCAAAGCAAGAGCTGCAGCCGTACCAGGGCTCCAATACCCTCAAGCCCAACCAAGTGGGTGAGACCTCCCTGTACGGCGTGCCCATCGTGTCCCTGGTCATCGACGGGCAGGAGCGGCTGTGCCTGGCGCAGATCTCCAACACGCTGCTCAAGAACTACAGCTACAATGAGATCCACAACCGGCGCGTGGCCCTGGGCATCACCTGCGTGCAGTGCACGCCGGTGCAGCTGGAGATCCTGCGGCGGGCCGGGGCCATGCCCATCTCCTCCCGCCGCTGCGGCATGATCACCAAGAGGGAGGCGGAGCGGCTCTGCAAGTCCTTCCTGGGCGAGCACAAGCCGCCCAAGCTGCCCGAGAACTTCGCCTTCGACGTGGTGCACGAGTGCGCCTGGGGCTCGCGGGGCAGCTTCATCCCGGCGCGCTACAACAGCTCCCGCGCCAAGTGCATCAAGTGCAGCTACTGCAGCATGTACTTCTCGCCCAACAAGTTCATCTTCCACTCCCACCGCACCCCGGACTCCAAGTACACCCAGCCCGACGCCGCCAACTTCAACTCCTGGCGCCGCCACCTCAAGCTCAGCGACAAGACGGCCACGGAGGAGCTGTCGCACGCCTGGGAGGATGTCAAGGCCATGTTCAACGGCGGCACCCGCAAGCGGACCTTCTCCCTGCAAGGGGCGGCCGccggcgggcccggggccggcTCCCCCGCCGCCAAGGCCGCCCTGCACCCTCCTCCGCCCGCCGGCCCCGAGCTGGCCCCGGCGCACAAGAGCCTGCGGTGCAGCGGGCAGGAGGCTGCGGGCGAGCGCGGCGCGCTGGGGCTGGCGGCGGCGcacggcggggccgcgggcgcgcacggcggggcgggcgcggtgCGCAGCTACCCGGTGATCCCGGTGCCCAGCAAGGGCTTCGGGATGCTGCAGAagctgccgccgccgctctTCCCCCACCCTTACGGCTTCCCGGCCGCCGCGTTCGGACTGTGCCCCAAAAAGCAGGAGGAGGCGCTgggcggcgcggggggcggcgaGGCGGGCAAGGGCGGCGCGCTGCCCCCCGGCATGTTCTGGGGACCCCCGCACCCGCACCCGCACCAGCCGGCGCAGCCTCCCCACCAGCCCGGCGCCGCCAAGGACAGCGGCGTGTACCCCTCGTTCCCCGTGTTCTGGCCGGCCGCCGGCAGCCTGCCCGTGCCGCCCTACCCCGCGCAGAGCCCGGCCAAGGCGGCCGCCACCGCCgtggtggtggcggcggcggcagcggcggcggcggcggctgcggaACCGGCGGGGCTGGCGGGGCGGCACGGGGAGCTGGAGGGCTCCGAGCCCTCGGGCAGCGGCCGCAGCAGCGCAACCCCCCAGGAGGGCGCGGGCGCCGAGGGCGAGCGCTGCCCCAGCGCGCTGTCGCGGGCGGCGGGCGAGGAGGAGCGCTCCGGGGACGAGGCGCtgctcgccccgctgccgctgcccagGAAGGGCAGTTACCTGTCCGCCTTCCGCCCGGTGGTCAAGGACGCCGAGAGCATCGCCAAGCTCTACGGCACCCGCGAGGCGTtcggcggcgcggggccccgcGGGCCCGGTTACCTCTCGCCGGACTTCCTCAGCGAGGGCAGCTCCAGCTACCGCTCGCTGTCCCCCGGGGGGGACACGGCCGAGGAGCCCGAGGTGGATGTGGAGTCAAATCGTTTCCcggaggatgaggaggaggaagccgCCGCCGTGCCCGCCGTGGGCCCCTCCGAGGGCCGGGAGCCGCCGCCCCCACGGCTGCTGGCCGGGCCTGAGGAGCCTCCGCCCGACGGGCCCGAGGAGAAAGCGGCCGAGGCGGGGGCGCAGGAGGGCGGCCAAGCCCCCGACGGCAGCCCCGAgcgcagcggcagcagcggcgccTACGAG GTGTTCGCTCCGGAGAGGGGGGAGCTGCAGCCGCTGAAGCCCGCAGCCGCGCTGGGAGCCCCCGCCGCCTTCCTGTGCACCCCCGAGGCGAAGG AGCAAGATAAAGAAGACAATCACTCGGCGGCAGAGGATTTAGAGGGCAGAAAATCCTATCAGGACCAAAGGAATGTGGCTCATGCCAGCCCTGTAAATACCGACAGAG GAGAGGACGCGCTGCCCATGGATGTCACCGCCACgcagctgctggaaaaggacATCGAGAACCTGGCCCGAG atgagTTACAAAAACTGGTCCTGGAGCAAATGGAGCTGAGgaaaaagctggagagggacttccAGAGCCTGAAAG ATAACTTCCAGGACCAGATGAAGCGGGAGCTGGCGTACCGGGAGGAGAtggtgcagcagctgcagatcGTGCGAG ACACCCTGTGCAACGAGCTGGACCAGGAGAGGAAAGCGCGCTACGCCATCcagcagaaattaaaag AGGCTCACGACGCGCTGCACCACTTCTCCTGCAAGATGCTGACCCCGCGGCACTGCACCGGGAACTGCTCCTTCAagccgccgctgctgccccaGTGA